In a genomic window of Branchiostoma floridae strain S238N-H82 chromosome 19, Bfl_VNyyK, whole genome shotgun sequence:
- the LOC118406475 gene encoding polycystic kidney disease protein 1-like 2, with translation MEKINDIVGNTVSSLVQMLPTKNYTIVDDSVHLFDMDGIDVHSVDVSPKQQLKNIKDQQLKSQLQSRDAALSLMGAIDRAANSLLDILPNMENYVTTFENDDVTVVIARSTTGNNVTLQVGQVTMSASTNCSAFGDTDAKMVVMKKNLLSWNASTFGENVTTAVNMFSLGRQRCSLQLTVTIPLELEFLDLQQPRRQKRELGERGLVGTPWQNTSNSSNGGYRSNRTMAFHTFDVPSSTVLVVMRLSWWDHAATYLLYFRYDTPPTEELYDDKMVVKEEDVLLAWHRGTSSLKTFTPNVKRQKGRLYVGIQKSDPPTLLHTAPWPEEYLLQASTVSCVDWGYTPEKWEATACGVHVELSDSIIRCNCSFPGSKAAVAGSVHLLPNSIDFDSVFADSESLSSNIVFYTVISEWALYLLLIIIFNVDFQHLREKMSGGSATLSRKRQLPLLSVLPPDRMPAPYLYQITVSTGSMFGAGTSARIGFNIFGSRGKTAAKVLNTGGESLLRGGTYDIIMPLKTSLGHLELLHIWHDNTGVDEASWFLKDIIVKDLQTDEVYQFICYDWLSDVRSDGQIQKVLHVATPEQLQSFSCLFRENSDAVFYDQHLWISPFVSPEGSSFSKTKRLSCCWAVFNTMMLSSAMWYKSGTGVLVENTVYELGFVQFTLQELYVSVMAALMVVPVALVPVKLFRIELPAPVTTLGARRHATHERLSHLAKYMAWVLVVLVSMVSSFFVILYSLDWGREKSEAWLKALFLSFGLSSLVTETGQILVLAILASLVCTKSSKTQKTYHINKAELHTQLWDHKASRKVHPPMTAPAQTMQIKSKQRRRFYHVLKDFILLLMFVVVLFYISHHDKEPLAFHASQTLSSTFIEGFYEITTADEFWTWTEEIILPVLYPSFWYNGWKMKHLDRQFPLYTEAFRIGPPRLTQFRKAPEEREYPENGWVVTNGNAASTCWQFNASDTVSHNPDCSLKYIMELPTGNVLSVAASVFLRLQHNQWIDKYTQYLVLDLSFYHPSLKLFSSLRMTVRQEGIGHLSTSATVETHRLFQYEDTSDYGMLCAHIVFIALLLVHIIKEVVSIKREGITHFRSAWNVFAALSVIGSAAVVCTFGIRYHSASAALLKINEATDELGIDRFVDLSSAFWWDDVFKHVLAIVVFITTLTLLRIVRFSKTIAGFIALPGAMKNDLMSFTVTSAIAFVAFTSSGLLLFGTHLPAYSNVLDTMLALFEMLLGRFFADEILEANPIVGPIFFSLFMICIFIILVNFLVTIICDAIASGASIDDDHDQELVDYVWRSFQEMFGVHLPPRTDVQTDEVKLAELDTNLRMIEESLDEISDVTHCLWAPNTRASATPPNHDVVQQRLLSEPSQGTSKQESLQTSAAHGIQEQVQSLLRAHEDDEMRFEEAQNESRRRVEALLKRKMAERRKEIGLKPEDEKETILENAQVLMEQHEAVEARLEQLQRRERRRFESQLRQKIAIRRMQKKNNDE, from the exons AGTCGTGATGCTGCGTTGTCTCTGATGGGAGCCATTGACAGAGCAGCAAACAGTCTACTGGATATCTTACCAAATATGGAGAATTACGTCACAACATTTGAAAACGACGATGTCACCGTCGTCATTGCAAGGTCAACTACTGGTAATAATGTGACACTTCAAGTGGGTCAAGTTACCATGTCAGCTTCTACTAACTGTTCGGCGTTTGGCGATACTGACGCTAAG ATGGTAGTAATGAAGAAGAATCTGCTTTCCTGGAACGCATCTACCTTCGGGGAAAACGTCACAACAGCCGTGAATATGTTTTCCCTGGGACGTCAACGTTGCTCTCTACAGCTCACCGTCACCATTCCGCTAGAATTGGAATTCTTAGATCTGCAACAACCGAGACGTCAGAAACGTGAGCTTGGGGAACGTGGGTTGGTTGGGACTCCGTGGCAGAACACATCAAATAGCTCCAATGGTGGGTATAGAAGCAACAGGACGATGGCATTTCATACATTCGACGTTCCGTCTTCAACCGTTCTAGTAGTGATGCGTTTGTCATGGTGGGATCACGCTGCAACCTACCTGCTGTACTTCCGTTACGACACGCCACCCACAGAAGAGTTGTATGACGACAAGATGGTTGTTAAGGAGGAAGATGTTCTTCTGGCTTGGCATCGAGGCACGAGCAGCTTGAAAACATTTACTCCAAATGTGAAGAGACAGAAGGGAAGACTGTATGTTGGGATACAGAAATCAG ATCCCCCCACTCTTTTGCACACTGCACCTTGGCCCGAAGAGTACCTACTCCAGGCATCAACAGTGAGCTGTGTGGACTGGGGTTACACACCGGAGAAGTGGGAAGCTACAGCGTGTGGG GTCCACGTGGAGCTATCTGATAGTATCATCAGATGTAATTGCAGCTTCCCCGGGTCCAAGGCTGCCGTAGCCGGCTCCGTGCATCTGCTTCCAAACTCCATTGATTTTGACAGCGTATTCGCGGACTCCGAGAGCCTCAGTAGCAACATTGTTTTCTACACGGTCATCAGCGAGTGGGCTCTCTACTTGCTATTGATCATCATCTTCAATGTGGACTTTCAGCATCTTCGA gaaaagaTGAGTGGAGGTTCAGCGACTCTCAGCAGGAAAAGGCAGTTACCCCTGTTGTCCGTCCTCCCCCCGGACAGGATGCCAGCCCCATATCTGTACCAGATAACCGTCTCCACCGGCTCCATGTTTGGTGCCGGCACTTCGGCAAGAATCGGCTTCAATATATTCGGATCAAGGGGTAAAACCGCAGCCAAAGTGCTGAATACCGGCGGAGAA TCGCTGTTACGAGGTGGCACGTACGACATCATCATGCCCCTGAAGACGTCATTAGGACATCTGGAACTGCTGCATATCTGGCACGACAACACTGGCGTTGATGAAGCTTCGTGGTTTCTGAAGGACATCATTGTCAAGGATTTACAAACAGATGAAGT ATATCAATTCATTTGTTATGACTGGCTGTCTGACGTCCGAAGTGACGGGCAAATTCAAAAGGTCCTACATGTGGCGACCCCAGAACAACTGCAAAGTTTCAGTTGCCTGTTCCGTGAGAACTCAGACGCAGTGTTCTACGATCAACACTTGTGGATTTCTCCTTTTGTGTCACCTGAAG GGTCCAGTTTTTCCAAGACAAAACGCCTGTCGTGCTGCTGGGCTGTCTTCAACACCATGATGCTGTCCAGCGCCATGTGGTACAAGAGTGGGACAGGGGTGCTCGTCGAAAATACTGTGTATGAGCTGGGATTCGTACAATTCACGCTTCAA GAGCTGTACGTCAGTGTTATGGCTGCTCTCATGGTGGTACCTGTTGCCTTGGTACCGGTGAAACTGTTCCGGATTGAGCTACCAGCGCCCGTCACAACGCTAGGTGCACGACGTCATGCTACACATG AGCGACTGTCCCACTTGGCAAAGTACATGGCGTGGGTGTTGGTGGTGCTGGTGTCTATGGTGTCGTCGTTCTTTGTGATCCTGTACAGTCTGGACTGGGGTAGAGAGAAGAGTGAGGCCTGGCTTAAGGCCCTCTTCCTTTCATTCGGCCTATCAAGCCTTGTCACAGAGACTGGCCAG ATTTTGGTCTTGGCGATCCTGGCTTCGTTGGTTTGCACCAAGTCATCTAAGACACAGAAGACGTACCATATCAACAAAGCAGAACTACACACACAGCTTTGGGACCATAAAG CTTCACGAAAGGTACATCCACCTATGACTGCTCCTGCACAAACTATGCAAATCAAGAGTAAACAACGGCGTCGGTTCTACCACGTTTTGAAGGACTTCATCCTCCTGCTGATGTTTGTCGTGGTACTGTTTTACATCAGCCACCACGACAAAGAACCGCTTGCTTTCCACGCATCGCAGACCTTGTCGAGCACGTTCATAGAAGGTTTCTATGAG ATCACCACTGCTgacgagttctggacatggacTGAGGAGATCATCCTTCCTGTTTTGTACCCGTCGTTCTGGTACAATGGGTGGAAGATGAAGCATCTGGATCGACAGTTTCCACTGTATACGGAAGCATTCAGAATCGGTCCACCGCGCCTAACTCAGTTTAGGAAGGCTCCAG AAGAAAGAGAATACCCTGAAAATGGTTGGGTGGTTACCAACGGAAATGCTGCATCTACATGTTGGCAATTCAATGCCAGTGACACGGTGTCACACAACCCGGACTGCTCGCTTAAGTACATCATGGAGCTTCCCACTGGTAATGTTCTATCCGTGGCAGCATCGGTCTTCCTCAGGCTCCAGCATAACCAGTGGATCGACAAATACACACAGTATCTGGTACTCGACCTGTCCTTTTACCACCCATCCCTGAAGTTGTTCAGTAGCCTCAGAATGACTGTACGTCAGGAAGGTATTGGTCATCTCTCTACATCTGCAACCGTTGAAACACACAGGCTGTTCCAATATGAAGACACGTCTGACTACGGCATGTTGTGTGCTCACATTGTCTTCATAGCCTTGCTTCTGGTCCATATCATCAAGGAGGTGGTATCCATAAAGAGAGAGGGAATAACACATTTCCGTTCTGCCTGGAACGTTTTTGCTGCTCTTAGCGTTATTGGATCTGCAGCTGTCGTCTGTACCTTTGGAATAAGGTACCACTCTGCATCTGCAGCACTGCTGAAAATAAATGAGGCTACAG ATGAACTTGGAATAGATAGGTTTGTGGACTTAAGTTCCGCGTTTTGGTGGGATGACGTTTTCAAGCACGTTCTGGCCATTGTGGTCTTCATCACTACACTGACGTTACTGCGAATCGTCCGCTTCAGCAAGACCATCGCCGGTTTCATTGCCTTGCCAGGTGCCATGAAGAACGACCTGATGAGCTTCACAGTTACAAGCGCTATAGCATTCGTGGCCTTTACCAGCTCTG GACTTTTGTTGTTTGGAACACATTTGCCGGCCTATAGCAACGTCTTGGACACCATGCTGGCTTTATTTGAGATGTTGCTGGGCAG ATTCTTTGCTGATGAAATCTTGGAGGCGAATCCAATAGTCGGCCCAATCTTCTTCTCTTTGTTTATGATATGCATCTTCATAATACTCGTCAACTTCCTCGTGACCATCATCTGTGATGCTATAGCTTCCGGTGCGTCCATTGACGACGACCATGACCAGGAATTGGTGGATTACGTCTGGAGAAGCTTCCAGGAAATGTTTGGAGTCCACTTGCCACCACGGACGGATGTACAAACAG ATGAAGTAAAACTTGCCGAGTTAGATACAAACTTGCGAATGATCGAGGAATCTTTGGATGAAATCTCTGACGTTACACACTGCCTCTGGGCCCCCAACACACGTGCATCTGCGACTCCACCCAATCACGATGTTGTTCAACAGCGCCTCCTGTCGGAACCATCACAAGGAACATCCAAGCAAGAATCCCTGCAAACATCAGCTGCTCATGGTATCCAGGAGCAAGTTCAGAGCCTTCTCAGAGCTCATGAAGACGATGAGATGAGATTTGAGGAAGCACAGAATGAAAGTAGGCGACGTGTCGAGGCCTTGTTGAAGAGAAAAATGGCGGAAAGAAGGAAGGAGATAGGGTTGAAACCCGAGGATGAAAAAGAGACCATCTTGGAGAACGCCCAAGTGCTGATGGAACAACATGAAGCGGTTGAGGCAAGACTGGAGCAACTACAGAGGAGGGAAAGACGCCGGTTCGAAAGCCAACTGCGACAGAAAATTGCCATACGGCGCatgcaaaaaaagaacaatgatGAATAG